In Nicotiana tabacum cultivar K326 chromosome 19, ASM71507v2, whole genome shotgun sequence, one DNA window encodes the following:
- the LOC142173474 gene encoding serine/threonine-protein phosphatase 7 long form homolog: MEIGRLQLDWSLITALIERCRPETHIFHLSIGEATITLQNMEVLYGLPVDGHLVALPNAIREYTGLQYLEMLQRLTGIQQPTEIALIGASRLQLTPVRQHFEAIHVDITDDIPELHIHRYTRLLLLLMFGGVLFPNTSGNLVSLRFLHHLERLDDLHHYRWGAAVLGSLYRQMCRASMDTQRDVGGFLPLLQLQPPLPPLAPDALPPFLPLARRWVDRRGYRREYEDRHNLPYCRNLLDLLEGAQFIWRPYNDKLIADLPDYCSTDRIMWSSSVPLMCLDIVKHHATERVLCQFGRPQLVPPPPAWHMTHYQRDDRSRVDQAYVTWVEAQIDTWDQRLT, translated from the exons ATGGAGATCGGCCGGCTGCAGCTGGATTGGTCGTTGATCACGGCCCTGATAGAGCGGTGCCGACCGGAGACGCACATATTCCATTTGTccattggcgaggccactatCACGCTTCAGAACATGGAGGTCCTGTATGGGCTGCCCGTTGATGGACACCTTGTTGCTTTGCCGAATGCCATTAGAGAGTATACGGGTTTGCAGTACCTGGAGATGCTGCAGCGGCTCACCGGTATCCAGCAACCGACTGAGATTGCATTGATTGGGGCCAGTCGTCTACAGTTGACGCCTGTCCGGCAGCATTTTGAAGCGATTCACGTTGACATCACAGATGATATACCAGAGCTTCATATTCACCGGTACACGAGGTTGCTGTTGTTGCTTATGTTTGGAGGGgttttgttcccgaacacttcgggtaACCTAGttagcttgagatttcttcatcatcttgagcggctagatgatttacatCATTACCgctggggtgctgctgttctcggttccttgtacaggcagatgtgtcgggcgAGCATGGACACCCAACGAGACGTTGGAGGATTTTTGCCGCTgctgcag ttgcagccacctctaccacccttAGCTCCGGATGCACTACCTCCGTTTCTCCctttagctaggaggtgggttgataggcgaggATATAGACGGGAGTACGAGGATCGGCATAATCTCCCCTATTGCAGGAatttgttggatttgctggaGGGCGCACAG TTCATTTGGAGGCCATACAACGACAAGCTAATAGCTGatttgcccgattattgctcgaccGACCGAATTATGTGGAGCTCTTCTGTCCCGTTGATGTGTCTCGATATTGTCaagcatcatgccaccgagcgagtACTTTGCCAGTTTGGTCGACCACAACTTGTACCTCCACCGCCCGCTTGGCATATGACACATTACCAGCGAGATGATCGTTCCAGGGTGGACCAGGCATATGTGACATGGGTAGAGGCGCAGATCGATACTTGGGACCAGCGACTGACCTGA